Below is a window of Ahaetulla prasina isolate Xishuangbanna chromosome 1, ASM2864084v1, whole genome shotgun sequence DNA.
GAAAAAGACGGACTTTATCTGTTGTGGAATATTCTCccctcagagattagaatggccccaatcCTGTTAGGTTTTTGCAAAAGTTGAAAAACTTGCTATGTACTCAGGCTTGGGGCTCAGAATGTATTAAGTGCCCCATTACTTGGCTTTACTAATAGTTGATTAAACTTCATGGCTGctgtttgtattttttattttgctgatgtttttattgttttaatgttttttaaaaaaatggttttataatcttaaatttgaattggtggctatagaaactgaatgaatgaatttgattacaaaaaagaaaaaatatatgataAATCTGTTGACCTCTGTAAAAGATCAACAGATTTATTTGCTGGAgtaaaaatgtattttcaaaaAGGAGTTTCCTTTACTGAAATGGAAATATCAAATGTTATTGCTTCTGACAAAAATAGGCTGTATGTTTTCGTTCCCATGGTTTTCCAAGTTTAGAATTTTAATAGTTTAGATCCAGCTGATCGTAGAACAGGATAATCTATGATGCACGTTATTTAAGTTTTGTCCATGTAATTCATACATTTTTTGTTCTATACAGATATTAGAATGTGAATTTTATCTGTTAGAGTTAATGGTAAGTTCATTTACTTTGTACATTCTGTTTGAtctcttgtacaggtagtccttgaattatatcCATTTATTCAATGACTGCTCAAATTTATGGTGGCACTGAAAATATGGATATATGACGGGTTCCTTGAAGTTCTGGCGACCACAgcacattcccccccccatcaCATTATTGTGATCCAGGCACTTAGATATCTTGCGTGTCATTGTAACATCACAGAGAGttggggccatgtgatcaccatttgcgaccttccctgctggctacCCCAAGCAAAGTTTatgaggaagccagcaggaaaaatTGCAAGTTGCCTTGGTAAGTCATTCCCGCTTTTTTTCCCATCCTCAGCACACCCCTACCCATGTGGAGCCTCCCCCAGCCTCCTGCAAATTGTGCATGGCCTGGACAGGCCTTCCCTGGCTCCCGCAATTCATATATGGACTGCACTGGCCCTTCCAGGTCCTACTATGTTTTCTTCCCATCCACCCTTGGTACTCCCATGCTTCTTACCTGGAATTCCTGCCTCTTCCTATAAATAATTGGGGAATTTTGGGGTTACAATGGCAACTGGGACTGCCTGGGATTGTCATCACTAAACAAGGTAATCATGTGATGTTGCAGTTTACCAACTGCATCACTTTGTGGTGGCAATCCCGGTCTCTATTGCTGTTGTAACACAAATAGTACAAACAGAATTCCTCTGCATAATTGTATGTTAATCATATCTGGAATAGTCTATCATCTCCTAAAACGTTGTTACTTTCTACATGTGTCTGTACTGGGAGGAAAGAAGGATTGAGATGTAATGGGCTAGGTCTAGGAGAATAATCTTGGAGAAAGGATGAAGAGCTATAGATCGAGAAAGTTGTGTACTATTTCCTATTTTTTATGTAAACCCCATACATGAAGTTAAAAAGAACTGATGCCAGTTTTTTGAGAAGAGTAGTAGTTTATAGTTCTAAGCTTGCATGAGAAAAAAGTGTCCAGTGTATCAACTGAAATAGTTGGCTTGAGGGCTTATAAGCATACAGATTTGTTTATGAGAAAGTGTCCTGCCTTTCATTTTAAATAGGAAAGCTCTTACAAAGGATACTCCAtcctgagagggattttggagtcctagcggacgatcacttaaatatgagccagcagtgtactacagctgcaaaaaaaaccaaggcagtccaaggctgcattaacagaaggatagagtcaagatcacatgaagtgttagtacccctttataatgctttgattaaactatatttggaatatttcatccagatttggttgccacaatatgaaaaaggtgttgagattctagaaagagtgcagagaaaagcaacaaagatgattaggggattagaagctaaaacatatgaaaaacagctgCTGGAACTAGGTATGGCTAGTATAATGAAAAGGAGGATTATGGGTGACATAACAGCAGTGTCTaaatatctaaggggctaccaGAAAAAAGAGGggcatcaatctattctccaaagcacttaaaggcaggagaagaaataatggatggaaactaatcagagaagcaacctagaataaggagaaatttcctgacagaagaattaatcagtggaataactttctTCCAGAAGTTATATAtgggtgctccaaaactggaggtgtttaaggagagattggacaatcatttgtctgaaatggtatagggtttgctGCTTGAGCAagcagttggactagaagttcGTTCCAGCTCTTATTCTGTTAATGTTACTCAAGTGAAACTTTATATTTACAAAATAAGTGAAACCACTAAAGGCTGATACTGTTTTTCTCCACTCAGATTCTCtttatatattaatagaatccCCACAAAGCTTCTTCGTATATTGTTATTCTGTAACAATCTACGTATACAGTACTTATACAGTATAAGTACTGTGCCAGTATTTATTTCCAGTGAGGGTGTTGTTGGCAAATAGGGTTTCTGTGTGCTGAAAATACGTCAGCATTTGTGTCTCAGAGGGAGATAGAATTTGGTAAGCTGCCAGTCAGTCTAGAGAGGAATTATTTCTGTGAAGCCAACTACTGTCTTTATAATAGATGGCACAATAAGCATCAGAGAAGTACCTAACATGTTGAGTATTGTGAATGATGATGCTTTTAACATTCTTCTTAAATGCAATCTCCCTAGGACTGCTGTTTGATAGTCTATCATCCCTATAGACCTCTACTTCAATATGTACAAGATATGGGCCAAGAAGACATGCTGCTGCCTCTTGCTTGGTAATGAAAAAAGACTATTTAAAAGTCCTTTAGCCTAAATAGAAAACCTATGAAAATTATTGACCTGAATAAAATTGTTGCTTAGGGAATCTGCTCAATCCACTTTGGAAAATACATGAAACCATAAAGTTGtttaatttattgatttaaaaGGGGTGGCGGTGGGGGGTTTGGCCgaaatatcattttttttatgAATGAAGATAATCCAGCAGATCTTCTACTATCCATTCTTATAGTCTGAACACCTTATAACTGAAAAGCTCATGGTGAAGCTTGCCTTACTGCATGACTGCACCTAATATCTCTCTGCAGAGTTCTGTTATTTGAGGGAAAGTATGCCAATGCTCTATATAGAAAACACATAGAAattaaatatattgaaatacGTCCTCCTGCTCAGATTATACCTGTTACATCAGATACTGTATTTAAAGGAAAAGTAAGCTCATGTCACGGTTTCATATTGTTTTCATGACGATGGAGTCATGAATGACAACTTGCTGATCTGTTGCTTTTGTCTGTGCAGGAGGATAGTGAATGACACATACAGAACTGATCTTTGTCTGCTGTACCCTCCTTTCATGATAGCTCTAGGTATGTAACACATTGTGTACCGTATCACTATTTGAATGGAATGGTTCAAGATAGAGTTGCATCCATGGCCATTTTCATAGAAATTCTGATGTTATTAAAGAAAGCCTCAACTATTTCATTTTTCAGTTTATAACTGAACTTTGTCCAGACATACAATAAAGTAATGGTAAACCGGGAAACTATTCTTCAACTGTACATCCTAAGTGAgcattaataattatattaataattatattagTATAATTGAAAATCCAGTTTGGAGAGGGAGACAGTAGCACACAGAACATGTTCTGACTGTGTTTTTCATTTAATAATGTAATAGTACTTGTACCACAAATTTTGTGTCTTAATTTTACCTTTCAACCATATGCTTTCTTTAAAGCTTGCCTACATGTGGCTTGTGTTGTCCAGCAAAAGGATGCTAGACAGTGGTTTGCTGAACTCTCTGTTGATATGGAGAAGgtagatatattttatttaataattacagATTTACTAAAACTAAAAGAGATACAAATTTTGACTTGGCCAATACtttgttcaggaaaaaaatgtattgtttgtttgtatacttgtttgttttgaaaaaaaacttttctaaaaaaaataataattacagatTTACTGAAAGTAGCTTGTCCGAATTGGTACATTATTATGCTATTGAACAAAATGGTTAAGATGAAAGCTTCTTATTGGCCCAGCATCCCTTGGTGAAAAATTGAAAAAcataaagaatttaaaaagataaaactgtTCAATGTAATATTTCTATATCAATACCAACAAGATACTGCATAgtaattacaaaatattttattgattgcATATTCTGTGTTGGGCACAGACGCTTTTGATTGAGTTTGATGTATGATTGAATGGGTGCAATTATATAGTTGGTCAATAATACAAAAGCCACTATCAGTGCTTTATTCCAAGATCTGGCATTTACTGGTAGTCTCCCATCTGAATATTAATCAGTCCAGACAATGCTCTGAGCTCAGTGCTGCCATTTGTTGAGACTAAATGGCAGTAAAAAGGGTATTCCCTGTgcagtcatgtccaattctagAGCACAATGTTCATTCAGtgtcttggccaagggagccagggTTGTCCAAAGACCtgttttgtggtcatgtggccaacatgtttATACAGTAAATctttggaatgctgttaccttcccaccaaaggggtgcctatttatctactcacattttcaaactgctaggtgaacaggaactggggcaaggaatgggagctcaccccgttgcttGGCACTCGGATCTCAAACTcagactgtcagctttccagcagaTAAGCTCAGCgtttttaactgctgagccattgcacCCAACCTCTAAATAATCGTTTTAAGAATGGGCGAGTCAGATCATGGGTTTACATTAGCCCACAAAAAAATGCTATGTaattcaatttaaaattcaaaatttaaaaaaaactgtctaAAATGATTTTTAAGATTTAGAAACCAGGGCACTAAAGTATGAAGTGTTTTGAGGATAGTttgcacttctttttcttcaaagGATAAAAATAATAGTGGCCTGCAAAATGTTTTCATGATAACTCCCTGATCCCAGAATAttttcaaatctttctttcttaTGTTGAAGTACATACTTATTGCAATCACCATAGATCTGCAAAAAactatttttcatctttttttttagattttagaaaTAATCAGGGTCATTTTAAAATTGTATGAACAATGGAAAAACTTTgatgaaaggaaagaaatggCTACAATTCTAAGCAAGATGCCTAAACCCAAACCGCCTCCAAATAGGTAAGTTTTCAAAATATGTTGATTTGAATAGATGATCAACTGTAAAACAAGAAATGCATCTTAGCATGTAGCTGAGCCATTTATTCATTCCAGGCCTACCCTCTTTGTTTAGTGAACTAATAGGGATTAATtaattctgaaattatttttcaaTCATAAGAAACAGCCATAAAGAGAATTTAAGTTATGATTACTGTAAGTGAAATTGGACACTTAAATTTTCTTATGAAAACAATCCAATACAGGAACAACTTGGATGCCTGCCATGCCTCATTCACATAAAAGCAATCCTTCACTATTCAACCTCCATAGACGGTTGTTGGTAAATTTGAGAGTCACATGCAATTTGACTGCTCCTCATTTGACTCAGGTAAAGAAGGCAGCTGCATTTTTAGTCCTCGTAGTCCCTATGGTTGTTCCTTTGAAATTTGATATAAATTATTTTCCTACATCATTATTTGCTTTTGCATTTTACTGCAGAGTATAGATAACAATAAATGGGCTAAGTGTTGACTAGACCAGGTGTCTtccaccttgacaactttaagacaacagaattctgggagttgaagtccacgagtcttaaagctgccaaggttggagaccctggactagactagactgattGTACCCATTCCTCTTAACACCGCACTCTCTCCCCACCACCAAAATACTCTGCAACCCTGGAAggccaaagtattttttttcctgggcaaAAGTAGAGTAGTTTGCCTTTGAGTTAAGGCAGTACTTCTCCATAGTGAACATAAGTAGCCAGCATTTTCCAGGGAATCATGTTAATGAGAATCAGTTTAAAATGAGGCTACTTTAGCAGTCAAATTCATTTTAATGAGTCAACTCTATAAAGCAATGGCTTATTTAGgtgtaagtttttaaaaatagtctTGTATACTGAATATCAGAAGCTATATAGCAGGGCTCCCAAACCTGCCAAATTTAAGTCTTgtgaacttcatctcccagaattccccagcaagccatgctttttaatcttaaatttggagacccctgatctatagcatacttccaaatcatttttgaagCATACAAAGCCCTGTCAGACAGTCAGTTATTGATATTGCTGAATTAACAGTAGCAGCCAGACCAAATGAGGATAGATGTCACCCCAAATATGATCTTGAAGGTCATTTCACCCTTCTTTATGTGGTATTACAACAAAATGTTACGCAATCCtgaatatcaaaataaaaatatatactaccttgatttaaattaattacctatttaaattaaattatattactgtatttttcggagtataagacacaccagagaaTAAGACGcagcttaatttttggggaggaaaataggaaaaaaaatctgcctaccaggcattcatctggctagtgttcttagtctggtcagcttcagcacatcccctgcttggggataaaaaacagcttctaaagacaACTGATcttcagagagagaagcaatgagaaaagcaggcaaaacacggagatcgcttcactcgctggCGCCTTGTTAGGGCcggaaaaaagcttcaaaaaagctacatttagaatataagacacactcaaattttcagcctcttttaggagggaaaaaggtgtgtcttatactccaaaaagtatggtaaatACCAAAGCAAGTAATACTGTATGTTGTAAACTACGTCCTGTGCCATTACAACTTGGGAAAATTAGGATGAAGTTTCATTGGCAAGGTTGAAATCTGCTTGCATATTAATCATCAAAGGATGCTACACATCTTCTTCATCacttgttttccttgttaccgTCTGAAAAGGAGGTTTCATGCTGTCCGAATATACTATTAATAAAGTGTatgggtagatatatactttgagagcaggcaacaaaaattaatttttaatgtatgccagtgtgctcacagtaaaaaaaaatgacagtaaaGGTTATCTTAATCTTAAAAtcaaatgtactgtatttttcagagtataagttgctctggaatataagacacacctaccttttttgggaaaacaagaaaaaaaaatctgtctctgcctcccagcaatttgcctctttgcagcaagcagcaaacgtTTCAGTTTCAGAAAAGCcttattagcacaagaaaaaatatctgcctgccagcaattttcctccttgcagcaagcagcggaGGCCTAcgtggcaataggcaatggcaatccctgcagcgtgaaacagctgagggtcaggaGGGCTGATCCAaccaactgcttgtgctaatcaggctgtgctgaagctgaaacgggctgtttgctgtttgctgcaaggaggtaaattgctgggaggcagaggccaaagggtgggggccagtgggtgggtcaggctacattcggtgtataagacgcacccaaattttcaccctcttttgggggagggggagtgtgtcttatactccgaaaaatacgataattattttaataataaatatataatgtaaTACTTTCCTGCTTTGTTTCAAACAGTGAAAGTGACCAGGGTCCAAATGGAAGTCAGAATTCTAGCTACAGCCAGTCTTAGACATTCCAAAGAAATGAATTGTGGACCACTTTGGATTAAGACACATTGGGATCTTTTCATATGTGGAAGTCATGGACAGAAGGTTTCAATAATGTCTTTTCAGATAGAAAACAATGTTTCTATCAAGTGTACAAAAGCTTTTTCTTAAACACACACCCATTTCAATTGTGATACAACAGAAATCAAAAACTTTGGATATAAATAATGATGTAATTCAGTATGGACAGACTATAGTAAATTTTGTTATTTGAAAGAAATAGTGGTGAGTTAAACTGTATTAACACAAAGATGGATAACTGTGAATTGATCTTTCTTGCAACTATACTTGTTTAACTACGGAATACAAGAGATGACTTGAGAAGCTGGATTTGAGATCCTAATTTTCTAGGTATATATTTGCCAATGGATGTTTTAAGAATACACTGCTGTAGTAAATGCCttagggaagagagaaaaaaaatccttaaaatgtATACAATGTTGCATTCCTCATCCGAAGTTTAAGGAGATATTCTACAATACCTGTAGTTTGCTAGAGGAAATCCAGGATACTCCCAAAGTGCAATATATATAATGAAAACTGTGGCTGTTTTAGGAAAGAATGTGCTATTAAGTCCTTGACATATTTTGCAATCCAATCAAGTAAATCTAACCTATTTGAGGTTATAATGGTGAATATGTTGTGTGCTAGAAGTTTGCCTTCTGCTTTCCCTGTTACTAGGAATGACTTGTCTCTTGAGAAAGCAGAAGCATTTGAGACTATGATTCCatgataaaatataataaattactGTACAAATTAACACAAGAATCATTCAAAGACAGGATGTTCCCTCAAGGGCCATATGCGTGTTCTTTACTCAGATTTCCCTACTTAGTCCCGAGCCCTGAAATCTTCATGGACTATTTGTTTGGGACCCTAAAATGAGTTAAAAGTAGCCTGTCTTTCAGGTTAAAGTAGCTCTCCCCAACATGATGCCTTCTAGCTGTATTAGATTACTGTTGCCTTCAGGCCAGCTAACATGGCCATGTTAGTGGAGGATTAGGGAGATTACAAAGTACAACACATAGTGAAGGTGCCAGTTGGGAAAGGCTGCTTTAAGATGCCTTTCACCCAAGAGAGCATTATTCTGCCATGATACAAACAAAGGAACATTGGTTGAAAGAGTATTGTCAAATGGTGCTTGTTCTAAAACTTGATCTAAAAGCAGCAGTGCCTGCCTCTACTTGATATGTCACAGAATTAAGGGTAACCAAAGTGTTTTTGTATGCAAACGCTTGGGCTCTCTGCACTTAAGTGTTGGAAGTTATTTTTTTACAGAGTGTTTGGATACTGACTTAAAAAAAC
It encodes the following:
- the CCNC gene encoding cyclin-C; translation: MAGNFWQSSHYLQWILDKQDLLKERQKDLKFLTEEEYWKLQIFFTNVIQALGEHLKLRQQVIATATVYFKRFYARYSLKSIDPVLMAPTCVFLASKVEEFGVVSNTRLISAATSVLKTRFSYAFPKEFPYRMNHILECEFYLLELMDCCLIVYHPYRPLLQYVQDMGQEDMLLPLAWRIVNDTYRTDLCLLYPPFMIALACLHVACVVQQKDARQWFAELSVDMEKILEIIRVILKLYEQWKNFDERKEMATILSKMPKPKPPPNSESDQGPNGSQNSSYSQS